CGCTGGGCCTGAAGACGTGGACGAATGACATCATCCTCTTCACCGACGGAGGCCGCTCCCTCTCGCGCGAGGAGCAGGAGCTCCTCCGGCACGAGGGCGTCCGCTGGCGCCACGAGCGCATCTTGCGGGTGGAGGGCTCGGACGGGCGGCTGGAGCGGGTGGTGCTCGCCAGCGGCGAGTCCATTCCCCGCCGCGCGCTCTTCTTCCACACCCAGCCCCGGCAGCGCTCCCCGTTGGCGAGCAACCTGGGCTGTGCCTTCACCCGACGCGGGGCGGTGAAGACGCGCAAGCTGGAGGACACCGGCATCCCCGGGCTCTATGTCGCGGGGGATGCCTCGCGAGATGTCCAGTTCGTGATCGTCGCGGCCGCGGAAGGGGCCAAGGCGGCCCTGGCCATCAACAAGTCCCTGCGCATCGAGGACTGTGTAGGACCCAACCCATCACGTGAGTCTCCATTTTCGGTCCCGGAGCCCACGGAAGTGCCTGAATCTGCTCGGGATTAAGCCGGGAATAAGGGAACGCGCCCACCTGTCGGAGCCAAGGTACTCCCAGCCGCTGGGAGTGCCCTGAAGCGGACATTGGAGGGGTCGGGTTGCTTTTGCCCCCCCAGACCGTTTCTGATCTGGAACGGAGCACCGTCCTACCTACAGAGGAGGCAGCTACACATGCAGATGAACATCACCTTCCGCCAGTTCGGAGCGTCGGATTCCCTCAAGGAGTACGCACGCGAGAAGGTCGATCGAGTCAATCGGTTGCTGGACAGGGCGGGGGAAGCGCATGTGGTGCTCTCGCTCGAACGCCATCTGCATCACGCGGACATCACCATCCACTCGGGCTCGTGGGTGCTCAGGGGCCGCGAGAAGAGCGAGGACATGTACGCGTCCATCGACCTGGCCATGGACAAGATCGAGCGGCAGCTGCGCCGCTACAAGGACAAGCTCAAGAGCCACCATGGCCGTGAGCGCGTGCACCACCGCCAGGACCTGGTGAACCAGCTGTCGCGCGTGCGCCACGCCGTCTTCGAGATGCCCGGGGACCAGGAGGAGGCCGCTCCGGCGGAGGCCCAGGCGACTTCGTCTCCTCCGCCCGCGAAGCCCGAGGCCGCCGACTCCTCGCCTCGCATGCTGCGCACCACGCACCTCACCGTCCAGGCGCTGAAGGTGGACGAGGCGGTGATGCAGATGAACCTGATGAACAACGACTTCTACGTCTTCCACAACGTGGAGACGAACGCGATGTCCGTGCTCTACCGCCGCAAGGATGGGCAGTACGGTCTCATCGAGCCGCACGAGCCCGAGCAGCAGCGGGTCGCCGCGGGCGCGCGGTAGCCAACCCCGGAGACGCCCGCGCTCCGCCCCCCAGCAGGGTGAGGCGGAGCGCGCGGGTGGCCGTGCCTCGGGAGGGCTCCCGGGGCCACGCCCTCACTGCCACTTGCGGCAGTTGGTGGTCGGCGAGTGCCTCATGCGCTCCCGCTGGGTGGTGAAGCGCGCCGGAGAGATCGCCGAGGAGTAGCTCTCCGTGTAGCTGGCCAGGTTCAGCGCGAGCAGCGTGGCCATCTGCCCGAGCGGCCGCGCCTGGAGGCTCTCGGGGAAGTCCACGAGGAACTGCTCCTCGAGCGGGCCCGCGCAGTCACGCTTGCCGGAGTAACCGCCCTCCACGCGCTTCAGGTAGTAGCTGCAGACGCCGACGCGGCCCACCAGCACGTCGTCCTTGAGGAGCACCTCCACGGGGGCGCCGCCCAGGGTGCCGGAGACGCGGGTGTCATCTCCCTCGGACAGCTCCAGCTTCGTGGGCTGCGCGCCGAAGATGCCCGTCACCTGCTGGTAGTTCCACTGCAGATCCACGGGCCGGTCCCGGAAGCGGCCGCGCATTCCGTCCTCCCTCAGTCCGAGCGAGGAGCTGGGGCCGGTGATGGCGTCGTGAGAGACGACCATGGGCTCGATGGAGCCCTGGCCCATGCGGACCCCGTCCGTGGGTGGGCGCAGGCCCTCTCCGACTCCCGTGCACCCGACACCCAGACCCAGCACGAGCAGCGACGACATCAGCAGCGAGCGCGACATGGCTTCCCTCCCGGTTCGGTTCTTCGTTGGCGTTGTCGGGAGAAAGAACGCGGCGCCGCGCGGGACATATCGCGCGTCGGAATCCGGGCAGTGGGCTCGAAGGGACTGTGTCTCAGCGAGAGGCGCCCTGCAGGGCGCGAGCTGCCTTGTGGGGCGTCGTGGATTGCCGCGAGGCGTCGGCCTGCTTCTGGCCCACCGGATCCAACCCGTGGCCGAAGGAGAGCGAGCGCAGGTGGACGGGCAGACGGCCCGGCGTGCCAATCTCTCCAAAGAGGGCGGCGGCCGCGGCGGAGGTGGAGGCGGGCTGGTACGAGTAGACGGCGAGCACGGCGCGGGCCTCGTCCACCAGCTCGGCCAGGTAGGGCAGCCCCATGGTGACGACCACCACGGGCTTGCCGGTGGCGGCGGCCATGGTGACGAGCTCCACCTGGCGCGAGTTGATCAGCCCCACCACCACCACGTCCGCGGCGAGCGCGGCCTTCCGAGCCTTCTGCCGCAGCGCGGCACGGCGGGACTCGGCCGGGTAGGCGGGCACCGAGAGCACGGAGGCCCGGGGGGCGCGGGCGCGGATGGCGTCGCCCAGCGAGGGCTCGGCGGTGATGACGGCGATGCGGGCCTCCGTGGACAGGGGGAAGGAGCGCTCATCGGTGCGCAGCAGGGTGACGGAGGCGCGGGCGATGAGGTGGGCCACCTCGCCATTGCCGGGCGGGGGCGGGGTGGCGAGCCGCTGCTCCATCACGGGCGGCGTCTCGAAGAGGCCCCGGCGCAGCTTGGCGGTGAGGATGCGGCGCACGGCCTGCTCCAGGCGGGCGGCCGGCAGCTCCCCGCTGCGCGCGGCGGCGAGCAGGGCCTCGTACACCTCCGCCTTGCGCTCGGGGCTCCAGGGCACCAGGACCATGTCCGCGCCGGCCCGCACCGCCAGCACGGCGGCCCGGCCCGCGCCGTAGCGCTGGGTGATGGCCTCCATCTCCATCTCGTCGGTGAGCACCAGCCCGTCGAAGCCCAGCTCCTTGCGCAGCAGCCCGTCCAGCACCTGGGGGCTGAGGGTGGCAGGCACGTTGTCCCCAGTGAGGCGGGGAATGGCCACGTGGGCCGTCATCAGCCCGTCCAGCCCCTCCAGGATGGCGGCGTGGAAGGGCTCCATCTGCGCGAGCACCTCCTCGCGCGTCTCGCTCATGACGGGCAGCACCGTGTGGCTGTCGGCGTCCGTGGCGCCATGGCCGGGGAAGTGCTTGGCCACGGTGACCAGGCCCGCGTCCTGCTGGCCCCGGACGAAGGCCCGGCCCAGCTCGGACACCAGGGGCACGCTGTCCCCGTAGGAGCGCACGCCGATGACGGGGTTATGGGGGTTGAGGTTCACGTCCAGTACGGGGGCCAGGTTCATGTTGAAGCCCAGCCGTCTGAGGTCCTCTCCCTGCGCCCTACCCGCCGCATAGGCCAGCTCCGCCGAGCGGGTGGCTCCCAGGGCCATGTTGCTGGGCAGGACGACCACCTGATCCCGCACGCGCACCACGTTGCCCCCCTCCTGATCCAGCGTGAGGAAGGGGGGAATGTGGCCGATGAGCAGCCGACGCAGGCCGTCATTGAGGCGGGCCACCTGCTGGGCCTCGAGGATGTTGTGCTTGAAGAGGCACACCCCACCCACCCGGTAGCCGCGCACCAGGTCCTCGACGTCCTCGTCCACCTCGGTGCCGTAGAAGCCCACCATCATCAACTGGCCCACCCGCGCTTCCAGGGAGAGGCTGGAGAGCAGGGAGTCCACCCGGGCTGAGGACACGGGGGGCAGGCCCGGGGTGGGGGAGGGCGTAGGCGTGAGGCCTGGAGCGGGTGCCGAGGCGTACACGCCGAGGGACAGCAGCAGCGCGGTGAGGGGAGCGAGGTGACGGGCGGACACGTGGGCGGGAATGCTAGTCGAGGAACGTAACCCCCTCCACCTTGCTTGCTGGTGAGCGAAGCCGGCCCGAAGCGGTCAGTGAGGGGCAAGCGACCCTTGCGCGAAAAGGTATCGAGGAGTAATTGCCCCACGACGTCGAGCGCCATTGCGGGAGCGCCAGTGAGAATCTCCGAGTTCCTCAGCCCCCAAGCCGTCATCGCGGACATGCAGGCTCGCACCAAGCCGGAGGTGTTGCGCGAGCTGAGTACGGCGCTGGTGCGCGCCCACCCCCAGCTCCAGGAGGAGCGGCTGGTGGAGGTGCTGCGCGAGCGCGAGAAGCTGGGCTCCACGGGCATCGGCGAGGGCGTGGCCATTCCCCACGGCAAGCTGCCGGGGATGACGCAGCTGCTGGCCACCTTCGGCGTCTCCCGTCAGGGCCTGGACTTCGAGGCGATTGACGGCAAGCCGACCCACCTCTTCTTCGCCCTGGTGGCGCCGGAGAACAGCGCGGGGGTGCACCTCAAGGCCCTGGCGCGCATCTCCCGGCTCTTCAAGAACCCGCGCTTCCGGTCGTCCATCCTCGAGGCGCCCACCGCCGCGGACATCCACGCGCTCATCGTCCAGGAAGACGCCAGGCCCTGAGCGCAGGGGCCTGGCCCGGGGGGGCGCATGGAGATCGTCCTTCGAGCCATTCATGATCGGTTCTTCGAGGAGGCGGTGATCCCGTTCCTCACCCGCGCCATGGGGGATGCCCCCGGAGCGCTGGAGGAGCTGCTGGGGGTGCTGGGGGACGAGCAGTCCCGCTTCCTCTGCGAGCAGCTGCTGTCCTCGGCCTCGCCCGGGGGGCTGAGCACCCTGGCTCCGGAGACGTGGGCGGATCTGGTGGATCGGCTCGTGTTCCAGCAGTGGCGCGAGGGGGCCGGGTGGGAGATCGAGGGCCACCGGGCCGGCTACGCGGGGGACTGGGACGAGGCGCTGCACCTGGCGCTGATGGTGGAGCAGCCGGACTACCCCTATGCGAACGCGCGCGAGGCCCGGGCGGCTCGGGACGCGTTCCGCCTCAGGCCCCAGACGGGGCTGGGGCTGGCCTCGCTGGTGGCGGGGGTATGGGAGCCCTTCCCTCCGTTTCCGCCGGATCAGATCTTCTCCACCCAGGGGCGGGGTGGGTACTTCCCGAAGCAGGGGCTGGCCTTCGCGGACTGGTCGTGGCGCTCGGCGAGCGCGGTGGCGGGCTGGCATGGGAGCCTGCCGGTCAAGCTGGAGCGGCTGCTCGCGCGGGAGCAGGAGCGGCTGAAGATGCCCTCGCTCCCGGAGCGCACCGAGCTGCTGGCCTGGTGGGCGGGCAAGGCGCCCCAGCCGCCGCCGCTGGCGGTGGTCTTCTCCGGGCTGGGACCGCGCGCTCCGGGGTGGATCCAGGAGCTGGGCGTCATCTGCGGCCACGTGCGCGAGGCCGCCCGGGAGCGCACCGCGCTGGTGTCGCTGGTGATGAAGGGCGTCGAGGTCCGGATCTGAGCCGGCTCAGGCGCCTGGCGGTGTTCCGCTGCCGGCGGGGGGCGGCGTCTCCAGGAGGATGGTGACGGGGCCGTCATTGATGAGGGCCACCTTCATGTCCGCGGCGAACACGCCGGTGCCCACCGTGAGGCCGCGGGCGCGCAGCTGCTCGCAGACGCGCTCGTACAGGGCCTTGGCGCCGGTGGGCTCCATGGCATCGCTGAAGCCGGGGCGCCGGCCCCTGCGCGCGTCTCCATAGAGGGTGAACTGGCTCACGACGATGAGCTGCTTGTGCGTGTCCTCCAGGGAGAGGTTCATCTTGCCCGCGGCGTCCTCGAAGATGCGCAGCGTGGCCAGCTTCTCCACCATCCAGGGGATGTCCGCCTCGGTGTCCGCCTTGCCCACGCCCAGGAGCACCAGCAGCCCCGGGCCGATCTGGCTCACCTTCTCCCCGTTCACGGTGACTGAGGCCTCGAGCACCCGCTGCACCACTGCGCGCATCGCATCCTCCTGAATTCCTTGGGGAATAGTGGGAGCCCTGGCCAGGCACAAGCGGTTTCGCCCAGGAACCCCTCGCGACGCAACTCCTGCTCGCGAAGTCAGAGAATGTGAATGCAGTCGGCGTCACGGCCGACACGGTGTACGGGAAAGCTCAGGAGCCCGGCAGCCCACGACGGGGGGTTGCCGGGCTCCGTTTCTTTCCAGCCTGTCCGACAAGCAGACCGGGTGCGGAGCAGCGGACCGGGTGGCTCACCCTACCGAGCTCGTCTCTATGCCAGAGCCTCACCTGTTCGGTAGGGTGCGGGTGGCGAGCGTGCTTGCCCCGCACCTGGAGCGTCCCATGTCTTCCTTGTCGTCCAGAGATCCTGAAGCTCCGGCGCACGGCTCGCTGGTGGGCCCCTGGCGCATCCTGGTGCGCTACGACTCGGGCAGCTACGGGGAGGTCTACCGGGTGGCGCGCGCGGGTCATCCCGAGGCCGGAGCCTTCGCTCTGAAGCTGGCGGTGCACCCCGAGGATCCTCGCTTCCAGCGAGAGGCCGAACTGCTCCAGCGAGTGGTGCATCCCTCCGTGCCACGCTTCGAGGATCGGGGCTGGTGGACGGGACCGAATGGCAGGATCTTCCCCTACGTCGTCATGGAGTGGGTGAAGGGTATGACCCTGTACGAGTGGGCGCGGGAGCAGAAGCCTACCTCCCGGCAGGTGCTGCAGGTGCTGGCCCAGCTCGCGAGCGCCCTGGCCGCCACCCACGGGATGGGCGGAGTGCATCGGGACGTGAAGGGGGACAACGTTCTGGTGACGGCGACGGGGCGCGCGGTTCTGCTCGACTTCGGGTGTGGCAGCTTCGAGGGCGCCAAGGCGCTCACGGACACGGCGCTTCCCCCGGGGACCAGCAGCTATCGCACTCCGGAGGCCATTCGCTGGGGCTGGTTTCACCGCGGGGCCGGAACTCCCTACCAGGCCGGACCGGCTGACGACGTGTATGCGCTGGGAGTGGCTGCTTATCGCCTCTGTACGGGCAAGTACCCGCCGGCTCCCACGGAGAGTTCGGGGCCTCGACGCAGACTGCTCCGTCCCAGCGAGCTTGCGACAGTGAGCAAGGGGCTCGATCAGCTCCTGCTCACCGCGCTCAACGAGGACCGGCTGGCACGTCCACTCGCCGCTTCCTGGGCCGCCTCGCTGGAGGATGCGGCCAAGGAGAAGGATGCCGAAGCGCCCATCGTCCCCACTCCCTCCGCGGCGCGCACGGACGTGACTTCTTCTCCGGGGCCTCGGCGCCGGCGGGAGGTACCCACCTGGATGGTGATGGCTGGAGCGGCCGTGCTGGGAGGGCTGGTGGTGATGGCCGCCGTGAAGCTGAGGGACATCGGGCGCAACTCTTCAGAGCCAGCGCCAGAGACCCTTTTCGTCACCGAGCGGTGGCGAACTCCACCCGCCCAAGCTCCGGACGCTGGTGTGGGCGAGGAGGCGTTGCTGTCCGTCACACAGACGCCACAGCCAGGAGCATCCTCCTCCGGACTAGGGCTGGCGATGCCCAAGAATCCGCTGCCGGGGCAGAAGAAGCCTCCCTGCGAGCCCGAGTACGAGCTCGTCGCACTGGGGGCATGCTGGGCCATCTTCGAGAAGAAGCCTCCTTGCGGAGAGGGAGGCTACGAGTACGCGGGCAAGTGCGTGAGAGCCTCCTTCAATGCTCCGCGTCAGCCCGCCTCGGAGCAGCCATGAGCATGCGTTGGTTGACTCAGGGAGCAGGGCGGGTGACGAGCTCTTCGCGGCCGATGGGGCTGACGCCCTGCGCCAGGAGCCTCCGAGCAGCCGAGACGGAGACGCACTCCTCGGTGCCGTGGAGATGGCTGTAGAAGGTGAGGAGCTTGGACGGCTCCACGACGCGGATGTCTCCCACGAGGACGGAGGGAACACGGCGCACGAACACGTCGAGGAGGACCTTCACGCCATCCACGTGGCGCGCGTAGCGGTAGAAGTTCTCCGAGACGGCATCGAAGCGCGTCCAGGTCCGGAAGTAGCCGCGCTCGGAGAGCAGGTGGATGAGCTCGGGGAGGCGCTCGGGCTCGACGAAGAGGTCCACGTCCTTGTGGTCATGGAAGCGCTTCAGCTCCTCGTGGGGAGGGGCCATGAAGTGCCAGGCCCAGCCGCCGGACAGGGTGACGAGCGGCGCGATGGCTCGCACCTCCCGCTCCAGCACGCGCAGGCGCTCGAGGTTCCAGGGCTCATCGGTCCGCTTCGGGTTGCGAGGGTCTCCCATGGCCGGCTCCGGGCTAGAGGCGCGGACCGGACGGGAGCCTTCGTGGACGCCTGACTCCACCGTCCTCTGGTGGTCACTCCACGCGCTTGGGGTCCAGCGCGTCGCGCACCGCATCCCCGAGGAAGTTGAAGCCCAGCACGGTGATGGCCAGGGCGAGCCCGGGGAACAGCGCCACGTGCGGCGCCACGAGCAGGTACTGCGTCCCCTGGTCCACCAGCGCGCCCCAGGAGGGTGTACCCGGTGGCGCTCCCAGTCCCAGGAAGCTCAGCGAGGCCTCGGCGAGGATGGCGCCGGGAAAGGCGAACGTGGCCTGGATGAGCAGCGGCCCCGCGGCATTCGGCAGCAGGTGCCGGAAGAGGATGCGCGCGTTGCCGCTCCCCAGGGCTCGGGCCGCCTGCACGTAGTCTCGCTCGCGCAGCGTGAGCACCTGCGCGCGAGCCAGCCGCGCGTAGCCCGTCCACCCCGTGAAGGACAGGGCGAACACCACGTTGGCGAGGCTCGGCCCCAGCACCGAGGTGATGAAGATGGCCAGCAGGATGCCCGGGAAGGCGAGCAGCACGTCCACCAAGCGCATCACCGCCTCGTCCAGCAGGCCGCCCACGTACCCCGCCAGTCCTCCCAGCGTCACCCCCACGAGCGCCGACAGCACCACGGCGAAGAACGCCACCACGAGAGACACCCGCGCTCCGTAGAGGACGTGGGTCAGCACGTCGATGCCGTTCTCTCCGGCTCCCAGAAGGTGGCGCGTGCTCGGAGGGTCCAGCTCCGCGGACAGCTCGATGGCCTCCGGCGTGTACGGACTGAGCACCGGAGCCAGCAGCGCGGTGAGCACCAGCAGCACGGCCACGCCCAGCCCGAACCTCCCGCCGAGCGTGCGCAGCCGGAACCCCCGGCGCGTGACGGCTCCCGGCGCGACGGCGACCACGGGGGAAGCCTCGCTCACGAGCGCCTCCTCACACGCGGGTCCACCAGCGCGTACGCCACGTCGGTCAGCGTGTTCACCAGCACGTAGCACAGCGTGAACATCAGCACCGTGGCCCGCACGGTGTTGTAGTCGCGCTTCTCGATGGCGGTGAGCAGCAGCGTGCCCATGCCTGGCCACGCGAACACCTTCTCGGTGACGATGGCGCCGCCCAGCAGCGTGCCGAACTCCAGCCCCAGCACCGTGAGGATGGGCAGCAGCGCGTTGCGGAACGCGTGCTTCCACAGCACCACGCGCGGGTGCAGCCCCTTGGCTCGTGCCACCGTCACGAAGTCCTCGCGGAGCGTCTCCAGCATCGCCGCCCGCGTCATCCGCGACAGGAAGGCCGCCAGCGCCGTGCCCAGCGTCAGCGAGGGCAGCACCAGGTGTCTCCACGACTCGGCGCCCGACACGGGCAGCCAGTCCAGCCAGAGCGCGAAGACGATGATCAACATGGGGCCGAGCCAGAAGCGCGGCAGCGCCACGCCCGCCACCGCCACCCCCATCGCCGCCGTGTCCACCGCCGTCCCCTTTCGCGCCGCCGCCGCCACTCCCAGCGGAATCGCGATGGCCACCGCGATGAACAGGGACGCCACCGTGAGCCACAGCGTGTTCGGCAGTGCCTGGCCGATGGCCGGCAGCACCTTGCGCTGGAACGGTGGCAGCGAGGTGCGCAGCTCGCCCGTGGCGAAGTCCTGGGTGAACGTCCACAGCTGCGTGTACCAGGGCAGGTCCAGCCCCACCGCGCGCCGCAGCGCCTCCCGGTCCACCTCCGTGGACTGCTCGCCCAGCATCACGTCGATCGGGTCGCCCGGCACCAGGTTGAGAAAGAGCGAGATGAGCAGCAGCGCCCCCACCACCGCGATGCTGGCGGAGATGGCGCGCCTCATGGCTCCACCCTCCGCGCCCGCGCCAGGGACGTGAGGAAGCCATTCGCGCTGGGCTCGAAGCCCTCCAGCCGCCGGGACACCACCGCCACGCTGCTCTCGTGCCAGAGCGGCGCGTACGGGAGCAGCGCGTCCAGCCGCTCCTGCACCCTCGCGTAGAGCGCCGCGCGCTGTGAGGGCTCCACCCGGCTCGCCTCGTCCAGCAGCGCGTCCAGCTCCGCATCCTTCAGAGCCCCCCGGTTGAAGCCGCCCCAGTGGTTCTCCTCCGTGGGCACGTTCCTCGAGTGGTACGCCCCGCGCATCAGGTCCGGCTCGATGACCGACGCCCACTTGAGCGTCACCATCTCGAAGTTGCCTCGGCGGATGTCGTTGAAGAGCGTGCCGAACTCCAGCGAGCGTACCTCCACCGCCACGCCTCCTCGCGCCAGCTGCTCCTGGAGCACCAGCGCCACCGACTTGCGGAACCGGTCCGTGCTCACCTTCAGGCTCAGCGTCATCCGAGGCTGGCCTCCCGGCCCATCCGGATCCGGGTAGCCCGCCGCATCCAGCAGCCTCGCCGCCTCGGCCGGGTCATACCGGCAGCCCTCCTGCGGCGCGTGGGCCCAGTGCGTGGCGGGCAGCATGCCCGTGGCCGGCTCCGCCAGTCCGTGGAACTTGTGCTCCACGATGGGCTTCACCTCCAGCAGGTGGCACACCGCCTGGCGCACCCTCACATCCGCCAGCGGCCCGGAGCGCAGGTTGAAGCCCAGGTATGCGTAGCCCGTGCCGGGCCGGACGAGCACGCGCAGGCCCGGCTCCTTCCTCAACAGGGGCAGCACCGCTGGGGACACCGCGTTGGTCACCAGGTCCGCGCGCCCCTTCAGCAGCTCCAGCACTCGCGTCGTCTCGTCTCGGACGACTCGGAAGTGCAGCCGGGAGATGCCCGGAGCCCTCGCGTAATACCCCTCGAAGGGTACCAGCGTGAGGTGTTCCTCATCCGGTTGGGCCTCAAACCGAAACGCTCCGGCTCCCACCGGGTGCGCTCCCTGAAGCTCCACGCCACCCAGGCCTGCTCGCTCAGCGGGCAGGATGCTCAGCGACAGCTCCGCCAGCAGTGGGGCATAGGGCCGTCGCAGGTGGAAGCGGACGGTGCGATCACCTACCACCTCCACCTCCTGAATCACCTCGTACCGGTCCACCTTCGGACTGCGCAGCGCCCGGTCTCGCACTCCGTCATAGGTTGCCTTCACGTCCGCGGCCGTGAGCGCCGTGCCATCATGGAACGTGAGCCCGGGGCGCAGCGTGAACTCCATGACAGTGGGGGACAGCGCGCGGAAGGACTCGGCCAGCGCCGGCACCGGTCGGCTGGTGTCATCGAAGGTGACGAGCCCCGGCGCGATGAGCTGGCCGATGCGCTGGCCAATCGCTGTCAGCGCGAAGCGGTCATCCAGGCTGTCGGGTGGCGCCTCGACCAGCACCGTGATGCCGTCGGGGGTTCGGTCTGGTCGGCAGCCCGCCAACAGTGCGAGCAGCATCCCCAGGGCGGCGCGGCGGAGCAGAGCGGACATCCGTTTCCAGCTTGTGTCACACCCGGGTGGTAGGGTCGACGGTGTTGCGCACCCCCGTCAGGCCCTTATTTCACCGCAGCGTCATGAAGGCGCTGGAACTGAAGGTCGGTTCACAGGGTTGCAGGTGCGTCTGGCTCACCGCCCGATGAAGAAAAGTCCACATCCTCGGCAGCGCAGCTTCGCCTGGCGGATGAGCGAGCGCCCAGACATGGACGCGCCTACTCTTCCTCCCTTGATTCTGGGGGATCTGCTTCTCATGATGGCCCGCGTCTTCCCCGGAGCCTTTGTGCAGGTTCATCGAGCCAGTGTCCTCTTGGCCGCGACGGCCGCGATCATTCTTTCGCTTCCCGCAGCCCACGCCGCCCCGGCGGACAAGCGGGCCGAGCGTGAGGCGCTGAAGACGGCGTTGCTCGACGTGCTCCAACGCACGCCCCTCAAGGCCAGCCGCGTGGGCATCCACATCCAGAGCCTGGATGACGGCTCGGTGGTGTTCAGCCAGAACGCGGACGATCTGCTCAACCCGGCCTCGAACGTGAAGCTCGTCACCTCGGCCGCGGCGCTGGCGACGCTCGGGACGGAGTACCGCTTCGACACCGAGTTCCTCGTGGACCCGGAGCTGCCGCCCGACGGCAAGGTCAAGACGCTCTACGTGCGCGGCAAGGGCGACCCGTCGATGACGACCGAGCGCCTCTATGGTGTCGTCTCCGAGCTGTTCCACGGCGGCCTGCGCGAGGTGCAGGACATCATCATCGACGACTCGTGGTTCGACGCCGAGCGCACGCCGCCCGGGTATGACCAGGAGGAGTCGGACCGGGCCTACATGGCGCCCACCGGCGCGGTGAGCCTCAACTGGAACGCGACCGCCATCTACCTGCGGGCCGGTGAGGCTCCGGGTGCCAAGGGCACCGTGGAGATGGAGCCCCCCAGCGACTTCTTCGTGGTGGAGAACGGGCTGACCACGGGCAGCCACCGGGCCCGCCGCGTCTCGGTCGCCAGCAAGCCGCTGGGCGACAAGCAGCGCATCGTGGTGAAGGGGCAGCTGCCGTCGGACCAGGGCGCCGTGAGTGTCTGGAAGAAGATCGACAACCCGCCCATGTACTTCGGCTACACCTTCAAGGAGCTGCTGAAGGGGCGCGGCATCAAGGTGAAGGGCAAGGTGAAGCTGGGCCTGGCTCCCTCGAGGGCCAGGCTGGTGCACGTGGCCCAGTCGGACACGTTCGACGTCATCCTCAAGCGGCTCAACAAGCTGTCCAACAACTTCGTCGCCGAGACGCTGCTCAAGACGATGGGCGCCGAGCTCAAGGGCGCGCCGGGCAGCTTCCAGAAGGGCATCGAGGTGGTGGAGTCCTTCCTCGAGCGGGAGGTGGGCCTGCCCAGCGGCTCGTACGTGATGAAGAACGGCAGCGGCCTGAACGACACCAACCGCTTCTCGGCCACGCAGCTCACGCGCATCCTGCGCTTCATGCACTCGCGCTTCCCGCTGGCGCCCGAGTACCTGTCCTCGGTGGGCATCGCCGGCAAGGACGGCACGCTCAAGTACCGCTTCGAGGGCAGCGAGGCCGTGGGCCGCCTGCGCGCCAAGACGGGCACGCTGGAGAATGTGTCCGCGCTGAGCGGCTACGTGCAGGCCACCGGCGGGGAGCTGTTCGTCTTCGCGATGATGGTGAACGACTACCCCGGTCGCTCGGGCCCCGTGGTGCAGGGGCTGGATGCGCTGGGCGCCGCGGTGGCGGCCACGGGCTCCTCGATGGGGCCCTCGCGCGCGGTGGCGGCGCTCTCGGACACTCCGCGTCCGGGCGGTGAGCTGGGCGCGGTGGCCAGCCGCATCAAGACGTACCTGGAGCTGGGCAAGCAGCG
The window above is part of the Hyalangium gracile genome. Proteins encoded here:
- a CDS encoding ABC transporter substrate-binding protein codes for the protein MSALLRRAALGMLLALLAGCRPDRTPDGITVLVEAPPDSLDDRFALTAIGQRIGQLIAPGLVTFDDTSRPVPALAESFRALSPTVMEFTLRPGLTFHDGTALTAADVKATYDGVRDRALRSPKVDRYEVIQEVEVVGDRTVRFHLRRPYAPLLAELSLSILPAERAGLGGVELQGAHPVGAGAFRFEAQPDEEHLTLVPFEGYYARAPGISRLHFRVVRDETTRVLELLKGRADLVTNAVSPAVLPLLRKEPGLRVLVRPGTGYAYLGFNLRSGPLADVRVRQAVCHLLEVKPIVEHKFHGLAEPATGMLPATHWAHAPQEGCRYDPAEAARLLDAAGYPDPDGPGGQPRMTLSLKVSTDRFRKSVALVLQEQLARGGVAVEVRSLEFGTLFNDIRRGNFEMVTLKWASVIEPDLMRGAYHSRNVPTEENHWGGFNRGALKDAELDALLDEASRVEPSQRAALYARVQERLDALLPYAPLWHESSVAVVSRRLEGFEPSANGFLTSLARARRVEP
- the dacB gene encoding D-alanyl-D-alanine carboxypeptidase/D-alanyl-D-alanine endopeptidase, with product MQVHRASVLLAATAAIILSLPAAHAAPADKRAEREALKTALLDVLQRTPLKASRVGIHIQSLDDGSVVFSQNADDLLNPASNVKLVTSAAALATLGTEYRFDTEFLVDPELPPDGKVKTLYVRGKGDPSMTTERLYGVVSELFHGGLREVQDIIIDDSWFDAERTPPGYDQEESDRAYMAPTGAVSLNWNATAIYLRAGEAPGAKGTVEMEPPSDFFVVENGLTTGSHRARRVSVASKPLGDKQRIVVKGQLPSDQGAVSVWKKIDNPPMYFGYTFKELLKGRGIKVKGKVKLGLAPSRARLVHVAQSDTFDVILKRLNKLSNNFVAETLLKTMGAELKGAPGSFQKGIEVVESFLEREVGLPSGSYVMKNGSGLNDTNRFSATQLTRILRFMHSRFPLAPEYLSSVGIAGKDGTLKYRFEGSEAVGRLRAKTGTLENVSALSGYVQATGGELFVFAMMVNDYPGRSGPVVQGLDALGAAVAATGSSMGPSRAVAALSDTPRPGGELGAVASRIKTYLELGKQRDQRNISFLRTAWRSERDPAVRAVLADSLYQSNPSDYLGARTLLDSYSAASDVYGRLRAVARELSVDVPGVGSMVELAAGGNAEALARVVELAGASRGDGQAETELSVALGEVARTAPEELVVALRESGNSERDVAVSLLARGLVQVGDADHPFWKSLRKQLGAPDPALVTFVRNLDATLSQKVAEQKAPRAPDTVEAVSPGSAAPVGPGPSRTAETRPGG